The following nucleotide sequence is from Catonella massiliensis.
ACAGTATAACGTGCCATTGCTATCAATGGCTATACCTCCCATGTTAGAACATTCATCCTTGTCTTTTATCCTAAACAATAATTCCATTTTACTCATAATCTTTTCTCCTTTATTATTATTTTTGTTTCCCACTTCTTTCATTGGGATTGGTTTCATATCTTCATTTAGCTATCTATAGCCAATTAAAGCTATATGATATACGTTTACATAGCTGGTGCTCTTATAGAGCAAAATCTTTTATTACCAAAAGCTCTTGATTTCACTTTTAACCACCTCCTTCTACTTAGTAGCCTTGGCGGATGTATGAAAAGGATGGTTTTAAAAAATATTTTTGATAAATCTCAGTTAATGGTGTTCTTCCTTCTTCCTTGAAAGTTAGCACATTTCCCTCTTGCCAATTCTTTCCGAAATAACTATAATTATCTATTATGGATAATAAAATTTTATTTTTTGATATTGATGGAACTCTCCTTGGGAGAAATGAATATCTGCCGGAATCAGCGGCAGAAGCGATTAGAAGGACAAGGGCAAAGGGAAACCTCTGCTTTATTTGCAGTGGGCGCAGTAAGTCAATGCTGCCAGAGAAGCTCCTTGAGGTTGGCTTTGACGGCATTATATGTGGCGGTGGAACCTATATCTCTTTTAGGGATGAAATCCTTGTTGACCACAGACTATCTGCCGGTGAGCTTTCCAGGCTCTTAGACTGGTTTGAGGGCTCAGACCTCGGCCTTTTCTTTGAGGGTGACGAATACATCCACGTCCTTCCTTTTGAGCGCTATAGCGACCCTACCAGGCTTAAGCTTCTTCTAAAGGACCTCTCTGCCCCTCTAAAGGAGATAAGAAGAGACAACCTGGAAGAACTTAGTGTGGGCAAATTTTCTGGGATGATTAGTCCTTTGCAATGGGATTATGCCATGAAAATGGCTGATGACATCAAAGACTTTATGACTATCATAATACACAGAAGGCCTAATGAAGCGAAGTTTACAGCTTCAAATACGCCTCTTGATACTAACAGTAAGGATGATAAGGTAAGCTGGGCAGGATACGGTTTTGTGGAGTTCCTTCCAAATGGCTTTAATAAGGCAACAGCAATCAAGGCGGTATTAGGCCATCTTAATCTCCCTCTTTCCTCAGCCTATGGCTTTGGTGACAGTGAGAACGACAGAGAGATGCTTACCTGGCTTCCGAATTCCATCTGTATGGGTAATGGAGATGAAAACATAAAAAAAATTGCCTCGTATGTAGCACCTCCTTTACTTGAAGATGGTATATACAAGGCAATGGAACATTTTAATCTGATTTAGATATCTGTTTCTGTTTCAGAAACTTCACCTTCTTTAGCTGCTTCCTGTACTCTTCTGAGGTTAAAATAGCCTCTTGAGTGAGGGGCAGCTTTTGTTTCGCATGAATCTCCATCACATTCGCAGTCTTCTCCGTCACATTCGCAGCAGCAGCAGAAGAAATGCTTGTAGACAAAGTAACAAATACCTGCTATAACGGCAAGGCCTCCTATAGCTGCAGCGATTCCAACTAATTTTTTCATGAAAATACCTCCTAAATTTTATTATGATGTGGGTGGCAAATTTACTTGACACTTGTATCATTGTATTATTAACTCCGATATCGGATTATAATAATCCTGCATTTATCATTTCGCTTCTTAGTATCTCTCTATGGGCTTCAGACATAGGGGTAAGCGGTTTTCTAAAGCCTCCTACCTCGTGTCCTAAGAGATTCATGGCTTCCTTTACAGGGATTGGATTCACATCGATGAACAGAGTATTTATAAGTGATAGATACCTGTTCTGTATATCGAGTGCTTTCTTTGTATCGCCTGCTCTAAAGCTCATAACCATATCGTGCATCTGCTTTGGGATGACGTGGGAAGCTACTGAGATAACTCCCTTTCCACCCATAGCACAAATGGCGATGACCTGGTCATCATTTCCGGAATATATGTCAAAGTCCAAGTCTTTTGTAAGCGCCGCTATCTTTGCTATCTGAGAAATATTGCCTGATGCTTCCTTGACTGCTACTATGTTTTTGACGTCTCTTGCAAGCTTGTATATGGTCTCAGGCTCGATGTTGATGCCTGTTCTTCCTGCTATATTATAGAGGATTACAGGGATTTTAACAGCGTTAGCCGTGTCTGCAAAATGCTCGTAAAGTCCCTCTGCCGTAGCCTTATTATAGTAAGGCGATACAAGGAGAAGTCCGTCAGCACCGTATTCTTCAGCCTCCTTAGACATCTCAATTGCTGTCTGGGTACAGTTGGAACCTGTTCCGGCAATCACAGGAACCCTGCCGTTTACAAACTTCACAGACTCACGGATGACGTCCATATGCTCCTTTTCGGTAAGGGTAGCTGACTCTCCTGTTGTACCACAGATAACAAGTCCGTCAACCCCGTCCTCAATCTGCTTGTTGATAAGCTCTTCAAGCTTAGCATAATTTACACTTCCATCCGGACAAAACGGAGTTATAAGTGCTGTTGCAACTCCTTCAAATAAAGACATTATCTTACTAACCTCCTTCCGAGCTCAATCATCCAAGGGTCTGCTTCCTTAGTCATCTGAAGTGCCTCTGCGATATCATAGTCTACAAAATGACCGCCCTTCATACCGATAACCCTGTTTGTCTTGCCCTCAAGAAGAAGATCTACAGCCTTAGCTCCAAACATAGAAGCATATACTCTGTCTGTAGCTGTTGGGCTTCCACCTCTTTGAATATGTCCAAGTACTGTTGCTCTGGTCTCCATACCTGTAGCCATCTCAATCAGCTTAGCCATTTCATTGGAATTACCTACGCTTTCAGCATTGATTATGATGTAATGCTTCTTGCCCTTTGCTCTTAAATACTTGATTCTATGTATAATCTCCTCAAGGTTGCCGTCATAGGTATCTGATGTAAGGATTTCCTCAGAGCCGTTGGCTATACCGCACCAAAGCGCTATGTAGCCTGCTCCTCTTCCCATTACCTCGATGATGTTGCAACGCTCGTGAGAAGTAGAGGTATCCCTAACCTTGTCGATACACTCCATCGCTGTGTTTACAGCTGTATTAAAGCCTATGGTGTACTCTGTGCAGGCAATATCATTATCGATTGTTCCTGGAAGTGCTATGGTGTTGATTCCTCTTTCAGCAAGTCTTCCAGCACCCTGGAATGAGCCATCACCACCTATAACCACGATACCGTCAATCCCGTGCTTTTTGCAGATTTCAGCTCCCTTATCCTGTATCTCAGACTTCTTAAACTCAGGACATCTTGCAGTATAAAGCACTGTACCACCACGCTGGATGATATCAGACACGCTCTTTGAATCCATTTCAACTATGTCCTCGTCAATTAGTCCTGCATATCCTCTTCTTATACCCTTAACCTTCTTACCTGCTGCAAGAGCTGCACGAACAACCGCTCTAATGCAGGCATTCATACCCGGTGCATCTCCTCCGCTTGTAAGTACTCCTATTGTATTTACTTCCTTTGCCATTTTAGTCTACCTCCATGAATTTATTAAAATCTGCAGTTTCGCAAAAAATTACAACCAAAGCCCTATGGGCTATATTTTAATACAAAATGGTTTTACAATCAACAAAAAGATTAACCAAGTTTGTGTCAAGTACTCGTTGGCAAATTTCCTTACCTTTTTCTTTTATCATTGTTTTTTTATTTTTTTGTATCACAAACAAGCCCAGATTATGCACTGAACAGATATTTTTTCTTTAGTTGCCAAGTATAAAATTTCTTAATGCCTTTCTACCTGCTGTTAATGGTGTACCGGTTAGTGGAAGACTTCCTCTGCCTACTTCCATATATGGAAGCCCTTTACCGTCTCGTAACGGTGATTTTGAAGCGCTGAGAGGCTCTTTTATCTCGCTCTGGCTCTCATCAAATATCAATTCCCCAGAGTAACGTTCGACTGTCTCTATCAGGTCTTTGTTTTCTTTCCTGCACAGAAGCTTCGCAAGGTTATCAGCTCCTGATTCTGACCATCTCATGCGCCTGTGCTTCATTCTCAGCGTTATCAGTGTACAGTTTTGTGTTTCCTGTATACCCATGTTTTTATAAATGATGCCTTCTACAGGTTCTGGGAGTTTTATTCCCCGCTTGTAGTACGGTAGCAGCCCTTCTCTGTTATTGTGAAGGTAGGCGTACAGCTCCTCGGCTTTTTTACTGGTTTTATCGCTTTCATCTTCGCTTTTACTTACTCTTATATACTCACGTATATAATCAAACATTTCTTCAATCTTCTCTGAATCAAAGAGCCTTCGTATATCCTTTTGTACAGCTTTACTGCTTATTTTCCTTAAAATTTCCTGATAAATGTGGTATCTGTCAAGCTGAAACACCGCCTCGTCATCATAAGGCTCTTTTATCCAGCTTCCACCATCTCCATTTAAGATACGCCTGCCTATTTCGTCAGGGTTATATTTCTTCTGTATCACGGCCTCTCTTTTATTGTGGAATCCACTGCTTCCATCCATGCCTGCAAACACCACTTTCTCCACTAGAGTGCTGCGCCCTTCCTTTTCCTTCTCCGCATCCCAGCCTTCATACATGGTAAAGACCTTCATCTCCTTTTTACCCATGCGTTTATGCCCTCTGCCCTGCATCGAAAGCCATACTCCATCCATTTCCTCAAAAAGAACTCCGATTTCCCTTTTCCCATCAGGTCTGCCTGCCTTCATCTTCTTCACATCAAGGTCTTCCTCTGATGTTATCCTCTGGCCAAGCTTCTGGGCTATATTCCACACGCCTCCCGCACTTATGGTCTGTCCTGTAGAAGAGCTTAACATCTCAGCAGATGCCCTGTACGGGAGTTCCGTAACTGAATTGGCGATCTTCTCTGCAAGATTAGTAGATATTAAGCCTATCTTCTCCATACCCATTTGTTCATCAAGAAGATAAACATGGGCTTTCGTTCCATCTCTAAGCCTTGTCTGGTACACCCTTCTTTCATACTCGACATCTCCATATACGGTTCTTATCGAAGTCTTTCTCTTTCCTTTATTCCTATATTTAGAAGTATCCCTCTCTTTTGAAAGAATATCATCATAGTTTTCAAGTATGATTTTAGTGTGTTCCCTGGCAAGCTTGCAGGCCTCTTCAAAAATTTTCTTCTCTAAGGTCTTGAATGAAATCTTTTTTTCTTTTACAATAGCATTAGTCATACAGTTTTTTTCCTTTATGTTATTTTTTTCTCAAATCAATAATAAAATAAAACTGTATGATTGGGAAGGGGGCAACCCCTTCTTTTTTTGCTATTGCCAATTATAATTATACACTAACATTAACCAAAGTTTAGCTCTAGGTCTACTGTATTTTTACGACTATTTTTACATTATCACAGCCTAGCTTGTGCTTTAGCTCATCTATCACAGCCTCTGCATAAGAAATGCCCCTTACTGTATTTACTCGTTTTACCTGTCTTTCTTCCCTACAGTATAGCATAACCCTTGCATTTCCTTTATTGCCTTCAAATATTTTGTTTAACTCATCTTCTACCTTTTCAAGCTCAGCCTTATTCTCAAACTGCAGCCATACTTCTCTAGGTACTTCTTCAAAAGGAATAATCTTACCTGCGATTAACTTTGCAGCATCATTTTCTTCAAGCGAGGCTTTACCTGAGATTATGTACTTTCTCCCCTCTTCTATAAGTTCCCTGTATTTTTCAAAATCTCTTGGAAATACTATAACTTCAACGCTTCCCACCAAGTCCTCAAGTGTAATGAAAGCCATACGCTGATTATTCCTTGTAAGCTTGATATTTACCACACTTGCGATTCCTCCAAGTATGTAGTCTTTACCCGGAGCTACATTTACCATCCCTTCCTCTTCATCGTACGCAAAGTCCAAGGAGCTGGCATTGCATACAGACTTTAGCATATCCTGATAACTCTCAAGAGGGTGGCCGCTAAGATAGACTCCCAGCATTTCTTTTTCAAATGCAAGCTTTGTCTCCACATCAAACTCGCCAAGCTCAGGCATCTTTACTTCAAGGGCTGACAAATCATCCTTTGGTGCTATGTCAAAAAGACTTAGCTGTCCTGCCATCTTGCTGTGCTTCTCGTGCGAGATGGAGTCTAGTACCTGCTCGTATACAGCCATTTTCTCCCTTCTGCTGCCGGAAAGACCGTCAAGTGCACCTGACTTGATAAGCGCCTCAAGGCCTTTCTTGTTTATCGAGCCGGCGAGCCTCTCTATCAGATCAGTAAGGCTCTTATATGGCCCTCTTTCCTCTCTGTCCCTTACTATGGCATCTGTTACATTTTCTCCAAGCCCCTTTATGGCAGACATGCCATAGCGGATACCACCACTCGCCGCAGTAAAACTACCCTCTCCCTCATTGACATCAGGGGGAAGGATGGCTATTCCCATTTCCTTGCCCGAAAGGATGTACTCTGATACCTTTCCTGTATTTGACATCACGCTGGTTAAAAGGGCCGCCATATATTCCTTAGGATAATAGTACTTGAGGTAGGCAGTCTGGTAGGTTATAAAAGCATAGGCGGCGGCGTGTGAACGGTTAAAGGCATACTTAGCAAAGTCAATCATCTTATCATATATCTTATTGGCAACCTGCTCAGACACACCATTTGCCACACAGCCGGGTATTCCCTTAGACTCATCACCATAGACAAAGTTTTTTCTCTCCTCTTTCATCACGCTGTCCTTTTTCTTTGACATAGCACGTCGGAGCAAATCACTTTGCCCATAGCTGTAGCCCGCAAGGTCACGCACTATCTGCATAACCTGCTCCTGATACACTATACAGCCATAGGTTGACTTAAGGATTGGGACCAGCTCTTCACAGTCATACTCTATGGCGGCAGCATTCCTTTTGCCGTTTATATAATCATCAATAAATTCCATAGGGCCTGGTCTGTAGAGGGAAATTCCCGCAATTATATCTTCTATGTTGTCAGGCCTAAGCTTCTTCATAAAGCTTGTCATACCGGGGCTTTCAAGCTGGAATACTCCCTCTGTCCTGCCCTCGCTAATCATAAGATAGATATTTTCATCCTCCATGTCTATCTTTTCTATGTCAAGCTCGTCCCTTCCTTCTTTCTTTCTGTTTCTGTTAACAAGCTCTACCGCCTTTTCTATAACTGTAAGGTTTCTAAGGCCTAGGAAGTCCATCTTAAGGAGTCCAAGCTGCTCAATGGTTTCCATGGTATACTGTGTGGTAACAGCACCGTCACTGCTTGTGGAAACAGGCACATAGCAGTCTACTTCACGCTTGCTTATAACTACTCCTGCCGCGTGGATGGAGGTATGCCTTGGAAGTCCCTCAAGCCTCCTTGATAGGTCTATAAGCTTCTTTGCCTCCTCATCCTCATCATATAGCCTCTTTAGGTCAGGATTGATTAACAAAGCCTTCTCAATATTCATTTTAAGTTCATTGGGTATCATCTTGGCTACCTTATCACAGAAGCTATAAGGCAGGTCAAGAGCCCTTCCCACATCCCTTATAACCATTTTCGCAGCCATGGTACCAAAGGTTACTATCTGTACTACCTTTTCCCTGCCGTACTTTTCGGTAACATAGTCTATTACCTCCTGTCTTCTAAGTACGCAGAAGTCAACGTCTATATCGGGCATGGTTACTCTCTCCGGGTTTAAGAAACGCTCAAAGAGGAGATTGTATCTAATAGGGTCTACTCCCGTAATGCCAAGACAGTAAGCTACTATGCTTCCAGCTGCCGAGCCTCTTCCGGGACCTACCGCTATGTGGTTCTCCTTTGCAAAGTTGATATAATCCCACACTATGAGGAAGTAATCCACAAAGCCCATATTAGCAATGGTATCAGTCTCGTATTTAAGCCTTTCACGAAGAGAGGCCTCAGTATCTGCATCCACCCCCTCATACCTCTTCTTAAATCCGTCTTCGCAGAGTTTATTAAGATATGAAAGTGAGGTATAGCCCTCAGGCACAGGATAGAGTGGCAGGTGGTATTTGCCAAACTCTATCTCTACATTGCATCGTCTTGCTATCTCTTCAGTATTGTGAATGGCTTCGGGAATGTAGTGAAATACCTCTTCCATTTCCTCAGGAGACTTCACATAGAACTGTCCACCCTCATACTTCATCCTGTCTTCATCATATACATTTTTCTGAGTCTGGATACATATAAGTACGTCATGAGCCTCGGCATCCTCTTTATAGAGATAATGGCAGTCATTGGTGGCTACAAGAGGAATACCTGTCTCAGACGATATTCTCATCAGTCCCTGATTGACAAATTTCTGCTCTGAAAGTCCATGGTCTTGAAGCTCCAGGAAGAAGTTGTTTTCTCCAAATATTTGCTGAAGCCTCATTGCTTCTTCCTTTGCCCCCTCATAGTCCCCATTTCTTAGCTTGGTAGGCACTATGCCGGCAAGACAGGCGGATGAAGCAATTATGCCCTCGTGATACTCGCTTAAAAGCTCGTAATCCACCCTCGGCTTATAATAAAATCCCTCTGTAAAGCCCCTTGATACAAGCTTCATGAGGTTCTTATGTCCTGTATCATTTTCAGCAAGCAGTATCAAATGGTTGTACCGCTCGGCTGACTTTTCCTTCCCCTTTTCAAATCTGGAGCCTGGAGCCACATATACCTCACAGCCGATAATGGGCTTGATACCCTCAGCCTTGCAGGCCTTGTAAAATTCTATAACTCCGTACATAACTCCATGGTCTGTGATGGCACAGGC
It contains:
- a CDS encoding HAD family hydrolase produces the protein MDNKILFFDIDGTLLGRNEYLPESAAEAIRRTRAKGNLCFICSGRSKSMLPEKLLEVGFDGIICGGGTYISFRDEILVDHRLSAGELSRLLDWFEGSDLGLFFEGDEYIHVLPFERYSDPTRLKLLLKDLSAPLKEIRRDNLEELSVGKFSGMISPLQWDYAMKMADDIKDFMTIIIHRRPNEAKFTASNTPLDTNSKDDKVSWAGYGFVEFLPNGFNKATAIKAVLGHLNLPLSSAYGFGDSENDREMLTWLPNSICMGNGDENIKKIASYVAPPLLEDGIYKAMEHFNLI
- the dapA gene encoding 4-hydroxy-tetrahydrodipicolinate synthase, translated to MSLFEGVATALITPFCPDGSVNYAKLEELINKQIEDGVDGLVICGTTGESATLTEKEHMDVIRESVKFVNGRVPVIAGTGSNCTQTAIEMSKEAEEYGADGLLLVSPYYNKATAEGLYEHFADTANAVKIPVILYNIAGRTGINIEPETIYKLARDVKNIVAVKEASGNISQIAKIAALTKDLDFDIYSGNDDQVIAICAMGGKGVISVASHVIPKQMHDMVMSFRAGDTKKALDIQNRYLSLINTLFIDVNPIPVKEAMNLLGHEVGGFRKPLTPMSEAHREILRSEMINAGLL
- the pfkA gene encoding 6-phosphofructokinase is translated as MAKEVNTIGVLTSGGDAPGMNACIRAVVRAALAAGKKVKGIRRGYAGLIDEDIVEMDSKSVSDIIQRGGTVLYTARCPEFKKSEIQDKGAEICKKHGIDGIVVIGGDGSFQGAGRLAERGINTIALPGTIDNDIACTEYTIGFNTAVNTAMECIDKVRDTSTSHERCNIIEVMGRGAGYIALWCGIANGSEEILTSDTYDGNLEEIIHRIKYLRAKGKKHYIIINAESVGNSNEMAKLIEMATGMETRATVLGHIQRGGSPTATDRVYASMFGAKAVDLLLEGKTNRVIGMKGGHFVDYDIAEALQMTKEADPWMIELGRRLVR
- a CDS encoding ISLre2 family transposase, producing MTNAIVKEKKISFKTLEKKIFEEACKLAREHTKIILENYDDILSKERDTSKYRNKGKRKTSIRTVYGDVEYERRVYQTRLRDGTKAHVYLLDEQMGMEKIGLISTNLAEKIANSVTELPYRASAEMLSSSTGQTISAGGVWNIAQKLGQRITSEEDLDVKKMKAGRPDGKREIGVLFEEMDGVWLSMQGRGHKRMGKKEMKVFTMYEGWDAEKEKEGRSTLVEKVVFAGMDGSSGFHNKREAVIQKKYNPDEIGRRILNGDGGSWIKEPYDDEAVFQLDRYHIYQEILRKISSKAVQKDIRRLFDSEKIEEMFDYIREYIRVSKSEDESDKTSKKAEELYAYLHNNREGLLPYYKRGIKLPEPVEGIIYKNMGIQETQNCTLITLRMKHRRMRWSESGADNLAKLLCRKENKDLIETVERYSGELIFDESQSEIKEPLSASKSPLRDGKGLPYMEVGRGSLPLTGTPLTAGRKALRNFILGN
- a CDS encoding DNA polymerase III subunit alpha — its product is MSFTHLHLHTGYSLLDGSSKIPELVRRVKELGMDACAITDHGVMYGVIEFYKACKAEGIKPIIGCEVYVAPGSRFEKGKEKSAERYNHLILLAENDTGHKNLMKLVSRGFTEGFYYKPRVDYELLSEYHEGIIASSACLAGIVPTKLRNGDYEGAKEEAMRLQQIFGENNFFLELQDHGLSEQKFVNQGLMRISSETGIPLVATNDCHYLYKEDAEAHDVLICIQTQKNVYDEDRMKYEGGQFYVKSPEEMEEVFHYIPEAIHNTEEIARRCNVEIEFGKYHLPLYPVPEGYTSLSYLNKLCEDGFKKRYEGVDADTEASLRERLKYETDTIANMGFVDYFLIVWDYINFAKENHIAVGPGRGSAAGSIVAYCLGITGVDPIRYNLLFERFLNPERVTMPDIDVDFCVLRRQEVIDYVTEKYGREKVVQIVTFGTMAAKMVIRDVGRALDLPYSFCDKVAKMIPNELKMNIEKALLINPDLKRLYDEDEEAKKLIDLSRRLEGLPRHTSIHAAGVVISKREVDCYVPVSTSSDGAVTTQYTMETIEQLGLLKMDFLGLRNLTVIEKAVELVNRNRKKEGRDELDIEKIDMEDENIYLMISEGRTEGVFQLESPGMTSFMKKLRPDNIEDIIAGISLYRPGPMEFIDDYINGKRNAAAIEYDCEELVPILKSTYGCIVYQEQVMQIVRDLAGYSYGQSDLLRRAMSKKKDSVMKEERKNFVYGDESKGIPGCVANGVSEQVANKIYDKMIDFAKYAFNRSHAAAYAFITYQTAYLKYYYPKEYMAALLTSVMSNTGKVSEYILSGKEMGIAILPPDVNEGEGSFTAASGGIRYGMSAIKGLGENVTDAIVRDREERGPYKSLTDLIERLAGSINKKGLEALIKSGALDGLSGSRREKMAVYEQVLDSISHEKHSKMAGQLSLFDIAPKDDLSALEVKMPELGEFDVETKLAFEKEMLGVYLSGHPLESYQDMLKSVCNASSLDFAYDEEEGMVNVAPGKDYILGGIASVVNIKLTRNNQRMAFITLEDLVGSVEVIVFPRDFEKYRELIEEGRKYIISGKASLEENDAAKLIAGKIIPFEEVPREVWLQFENKAELEKVEDELNKIFEGNKGNARVMLYCREERQVKRVNTVRGISYAEAVIDELKHKLGCDNVKIVVKIQ